In Pseudoalteromonas sp. NC201, a single window of DNA contains:
- a CDS encoding methyl-accepting chemotaxis protein, producing MRVKSIQHKIYALLAVTGVLVLIASILSSSSQQKTLAEETVESNIKLLADNYFDSINTMMLTGTMANREILSDKIRNHPNIEDAHIIRSEQVNKLYGPGNANQAPNSEAEFDALNGKETLVIEQRDGSRIMTYLKPMVAKESYKGTNCLGCHQAKEGDVLGVVRISYSLDDIDNTVHTNTWFSTALLSAIFITTFVILGVLFRKLFIVRLKTLGRTMRLATTNKDLSLRIDDQVDDELGRLAINFNKMMDSFKDNIAQLSNSSKILIHSAESIYASAETTELAIQEQKQGTDSVAAAINELESSSSEVKNTTHFASEKSDSSNHLAEESMAVANHTEQSINQLAQDVRLAAEQVSQLQAQTLEVGKVLEVISSIAEQTNLLALNAAIEAARAGEAGRGFAVVADEVRTLATRTHDSTDEIKRTIDKLQSEAQQTVAAMSASCEEADDRAHQVKKVAQALKDISTQMHEINALNLQIADATEQQNLAAEEINRSVVAISDNAERSLVDAHGSKQISEELLTLARDLDEQVRGFKLN from the coding sequence ATGCGTGTGAAATCTATTCAACATAAAATTTATGCGTTACTGGCAGTGACGGGCGTGCTCGTCTTGATTGCCAGTATCCTTAGTAGCAGCAGTCAACAAAAGACGCTCGCTGAAGAAACCGTCGAAAGTAATATTAAGCTACTGGCAGATAATTACTTTGACTCTATCAATACTATGATGCTGACCGGCACCATGGCAAACCGTGAAATTCTGAGTGATAAAATTCGCAATCATCCAAATATCGAAGATGCGCATATTATCCGCTCCGAGCAAGTTAATAAGCTTTACGGTCCAGGTAATGCAAATCAAGCACCTAACTCTGAGGCTGAATTTGATGCGTTGAACGGAAAAGAGACCTTAGTTATTGAACAACGCGACGGTAGTCGCATCATGACTTATTTAAAGCCGATGGTGGCCAAAGAAAGCTATAAAGGAACAAATTGCTTAGGTTGTCATCAGGCAAAGGAAGGCGATGTGCTCGGCGTTGTGCGGATCAGCTACTCTTTGGATGATATTGATAATACGGTACACACTAATACGTGGTTTAGCACTGCGCTTCTCTCAGCTATCTTTATTACCACCTTTGTAATTTTAGGCGTACTTTTCAGGAAGCTCTTTATAGTACGACTAAAAACGCTAGGCCGGACCATGCGCCTCGCAACGACGAACAAAGACTTATCATTACGAATAGACGACCAAGTCGATGACGAGCTTGGACGTTTGGCGATTAACTTCAATAAAATGATGGATAGCTTTAAAGACAATATTGCGCAGTTATCCAACTCTTCAAAAATACTTATTCACTCAGCAGAATCTATATATGCTTCAGCGGAAACTACCGAGCTGGCCATTCAAGAGCAAAAACAAGGGACGGACTCTGTTGCAGCCGCAATTAACGAGCTTGAAAGCTCTTCAAGTGAAGTAAAAAATACCACCCACTTTGCATCAGAAAAGTCTGATAGCAGCAATCACCTCGCAGAGGAAAGCATGGCTGTTGCTAATCATACTGAGCAAAGTATCAACCAATTAGCACAAGATGTAAGGCTAGCTGCAGAACAAGTTTCTCAGCTTCAAGCACAAACACTAGAAGTGGGTAAAGTACTCGAAGTGATCAGTAGTATCGCGGAGCAAACCAATCTCTTAGCGCTCAATGCAGCAATAGAGGCCGCACGAGCCGGAGAAGCAGGAAGAGGGTTTGCGGTTGTTGCGGACGAAGTCAGAACACTTGCGACACGAACACATGACTCAACCGATGAAATCAAACGTACTATCGATAAACTACAGTCCGAGGCACAGCAAACCGTGGCAGCAATGAGTGCTTCTTGCGAAGAAGCGGATGACCGCGCACATCAGGTCAAGAAAGTGGCACAAGCGCTTAAAGACATCTCGACACAGATGCACGAAATTAATGCCTTAAACCTACAAATTGCCGATGCCACTGAGCAACAAAACTTGGCTGCTGAAGAAATCAATCGTAGCGTAGTGGCGATTAGCGATAATGCTGAGCGCTCGCTAGTTGATGCCCATGGCTCAAAACAGATCAGTGAAGAGTTGCTCACCCTTGCGCGCGATTTGGATGAGCAAGTGCGCGGATTTAAATTAAACTAA
- the hemF gene encoding oxygen-dependent coproporphyrinogen oxidase, protein MSKINLETVKAFLLQLQDNICQGLEAADGNAQFVEDAWERAEGGGGRTRVIRNGDVIEQGGVNYSHVFGASMPASATAHRPELAGRSFHACGVSLVIHPKNPNIPTSHANVRFFIAEREGEEPIWWFGGGFDLTPFYPVLEDVKHWHQVAKDLCAPFGDAVYGDYKKWCDEYFYLKHRDETRGVGGLFFDDLNQWGFEKSFAFMQAVGNGFLDAYLPIIEKRKDTPYSEQERQFQLYRRGRYVEFNLVWDRGTLFGLQTGGRTESILMSMPPLARWEYDFQPEPGSKEAELYNYLTPKNWLAM, encoded by the coding sequence ATGAGTAAAATAAACCTAGAGACCGTAAAAGCCTTTTTATTACAACTACAAGATAATATCTGCCAAGGCTTAGAGGCTGCCGATGGTAACGCTCAGTTTGTTGAAGATGCCTGGGAGCGTGCTGAAGGTGGTGGCGGTCGCACTCGCGTGATCCGTAATGGCGATGTTATTGAGCAAGGCGGGGTAAACTATTCACATGTTTTTGGCGCTTCCATGCCAGCCTCAGCGACGGCGCACCGTCCAGAGTTAGCAGGCAGAAGCTTCCATGCCTGTGGGGTATCTTTAGTGATCCACCCGAAAAATCCCAATATTCCAACTAGCCACGCCAATGTGCGTTTTTTCATTGCTGAAAGAGAAGGTGAAGAGCCGATTTGGTGGTTTGGTGGCGGTTTTGATTTAACCCCATTTTATCCAGTTCTTGAGGATGTGAAGCACTGGCACCAAGTTGCAAAGGATTTGTGCGCACCATTTGGTGACGCGGTATACGGTGACTACAAAAAGTGGTGTGATGAATATTTCTATTTAAAACATCGAGATGAGACTCGAGGTGTGGGTGGTTTATTCTTTGATGACTTAAATCAATGGGGCTTTGAAAAGAGCTTTGCATTTATGCAAGCTGTTGGTAATGGCTTCCTTGATGCTTATCTACCTATTATTGAAAAACGCAAAGATACACCGTATAGCGAACAAGAGCGTCAATTCCAGCTATATCGCCGAGGCCGTTACGTTGAATTTAATCTGGTATGGGATAGAGGCACATTGTTTGGTCTACAAACAGGTGGACGTACCGAGTCTATTTTAATGTCGATGCCACCATTGGCACGCTGGGAGTATGACTTCCAGCCAGAGCCAGGATCGAAAGAAGCTGAGCTGTATAATTATCTTACGCCAAAGAATTGGTTGGCGATGTAA
- the rsmB gene encoding 16S rRNA (cytosine(967)-C(5))-methyltransferase RsmB: MSNVRALAAQTLFQVVDKGASLSAQLPLATSQLDGKDKALLQQICYGVLRYLPSLEHYCQQLLEQPLKGKRRVFQFLLYVGIYQLQHMRVPAHAAVAETVNALTPLRAPGMKGLVNAILRSFQRHQVELETSAAEIPACLYNHPGWFINQLKAAYPTQWQAILEANQQQAPMWLRVNQSQFSTADYAALLDQEGVAYQLHSEYPDGILLDSPIDVYALPQFAAGACSVQDAAAQKAARLLAPQAGENILDACAAPGGKTCHILELADAKVTAIDADGDRLLRVEQNLERIGLSAKCLEGDASDPEAWWDGEQYDRILLDVPCSATGVIRRHPDIKWLRRASDIDNLVTLQAQIIDKIWPLLKPGGTLVYATCSVLPQENQQQIARFLSATSDATLVPLHDADTQTQPGLQLLPGLSDGFYYAKLTKQ, encoded by the coding sequence GTGAGTAATGTTCGCGCACTTGCCGCCCAAACCCTATTTCAAGTCGTCGATAAAGGCGCATCGTTAAGTGCTCAATTACCACTTGCCACCAGCCAGTTAGACGGTAAAGACAAAGCCTTGCTACAGCAAATTTGCTATGGCGTATTAAGGTACTTGCCTTCGCTTGAACATTATTGCCAGCAATTACTTGAGCAACCACTTAAAGGTAAGCGCCGTGTTTTCCAGTTTTTGCTGTATGTGGGTATTTACCAACTGCAACATATGCGTGTACCAGCTCATGCTGCAGTAGCCGAAACGGTAAACGCACTTACGCCACTAAGAGCGCCCGGCATGAAAGGCTTAGTTAATGCAATTTTACGCAGCTTCCAACGTCATCAGGTCGAATTAGAAACCAGCGCTGCCGAAATCCCAGCTTGTTTATACAACCACCCAGGCTGGTTTATCAATCAACTAAAAGCAGCTTACCCAACTCAATGGCAAGCTATTTTAGAAGCGAACCAACAACAAGCACCAATGTGGCTGCGTGTTAACCAATCGCAATTCTCTACTGCCGATTATGCAGCTCTGCTAGACCAAGAAGGGGTAGCCTATCAGCTTCATAGCGAATACCCTGACGGGATCTTACTTGATAGCCCAATCGACGTTTACGCACTACCACAATTTGCTGCTGGCGCTTGCTCAGTGCAAGACGCCGCTGCCCAAAAAGCCGCGAGATTATTAGCACCACAAGCAGGTGAAAATATCCTTGATGCTTGTGCCGCCCCTGGCGGTAAGACTTGTCATATTTTGGAGTTGGCAGATGCCAAAGTGACTGCAATTGATGCTGATGGTGATCGCTTGCTACGTGTGGAGCAAAACCTTGAGCGGATCGGATTGTCGGCCAAATGCCTTGAGGGCGATGCAAGTGACCCCGAAGCATGGTGGGATGGCGAGCAATATGATCGCATCTTATTGGATGTACCTTGCTCTGCAACTGGTGTTATTAGAAGACACCCGGACATCAAATGGCTAAGACGTGCTTCTGATATTGATAACTTGGTGACGTTACAGGCACAAATTATTGATAAAATCTGGCCATTGCTTAAGCCCGGTGGCACACTAGTTTATGCTACCTGCTCGGTACTACCACAAGAGAACCAGCAACAGATCGCACGCTTTCTTTCTGCGACCTCTGATGCAACGCTTGTACCTTTGCATGATGCAGACACACAAACACAACCAGGCTTGCAGCTATTACCCGGATTGAGTGATGGGTTTTACTACGCAAAGTTGACAAAACAATAA
- a CDS encoding L-threonylcarbamoyladenylate synthase, with protein sequence MSNDNKADAATITTPESALQAGKVICYPTEAIYGLGCDPDNQDAVTKLLTIKSRPIEKGLILIADNYGQCLPYVDDNKILMDKRADIFSSWPGAITWLLPAKASTPHWLTGGHDTIAIRVTSHPIVKQLCQRFGKPIVSTSANVTGQTPVVSLSEARSQFGSQVGYYVEGELGGNTTPSVIKNAMTGQVIRG encoded by the coding sequence GTGAGTAATGACAATAAAGCGGATGCTGCGACAATAACAACGCCCGAGTCGGCACTTCAAGCTGGCAAAGTGATCTGTTATCCAACGGAAGCCATTTATGGTTTAGGTTGTGATCCTGATAACCAAGATGCGGTCACTAAGTTGCTAACAATCAAATCTCGACCCATAGAAAAAGGGTTAATCTTAATTGCCGACAATTATGGTCAATGTTTGCCCTACGTGGATGACAATAAAATCCTGATGGATAAGCGCGCTGATATTTTTTCGTCATGGCCAGGCGCCATTACTTGGTTATTGCCAGCGAAAGCCAGTACGCCGCATTGGTTAACAGGGGGACACGACACTATCGCTATTCGTGTTACTAGCCATCCCATTGTAAAGCAGTTGTGTCAACGTTTTGGTAAGCCGATTGTATCTACCAGTGCCAATGTAACGGGTCAAACTCCAGTTGTTTCGTTGTCGGAAGCTCGTAGCCAGTTTGGCTCGCAAGTTGGCTATTATGTTGAAGGTGAGTTAGGCGGTAATACGACCCCAAGCGTCATTAAAAATGCAATGACTGGCCAAGTGATCCGAGGATAA
- the dprA gene encoding DNA-processing protein DprA, producing MKQAKLAQALALTLCQGLGIKTITALLNHVSLAQLFTLSQVELCQLGLQENVAANLASTDWSRIEHILAYCQCQQIHVVSLFSPEYSEQLKEICNPPLVLFCRGNIALLKQPQIAVVGSRSSTRTGLGLAHEFAQGLSRSGLVVTSGMARGIDGAAHQGALDVQGGTIAVLGTGVDVVYPKRHQRLYEDIVQHGLVVSEFLPNTQANSNHFPRRNRIISGLSLGVLLVEAEVKSGSLITARYALEQNKEVFAIPGSIKNRLSSGCHYLIKQGAKLTENIEDILEEVSFFCENSLYSIEIGEQKEEQCPVLENLGFEVTSVDTLTQRTQWPVEQVIARLLDLELEDKVERVLDGYIKLARG from the coding sequence ATGAAACAAGCTAAACTAGCTCAAGCTTTGGCATTAACCCTTTGCCAAGGGCTGGGTATCAAAACCATCACTGCATTACTTAATCACGTCTCCCTTGCGCAATTATTCACATTAAGCCAAGTTGAGCTTTGTCAGCTTGGGCTACAAGAAAATGTTGCTGCCAATTTAGCGAGCACAGATTGGTCTCGTATCGAGCACATATTGGCTTATTGTCAATGTCAGCAAATTCATGTTGTATCTTTGTTTTCTCCTGAGTACTCCGAGCAACTAAAAGAGATCTGTAACCCTCCCTTAGTGCTCTTTTGCAGAGGGAATATTGCGTTATTAAAACAACCACAAATTGCGGTTGTCGGTAGTCGTAGTTCAACGAGAACTGGGCTTGGGCTTGCACATGAATTTGCACAGGGCTTAAGTCGCTCGGGGTTGGTGGTGACGTCGGGTATGGCGAGAGGGATTGATGGCGCAGCGCACCAAGGTGCACTTGATGTTCAAGGAGGAACCATTGCCGTGCTAGGGACAGGCGTTGATGTTGTTTACCCCAAACGCCATCAACGGCTTTATGAAGACATCGTGCAGCATGGTTTGGTGGTGAGTGAATTCTTACCAAATACTCAAGCAAATAGTAATCACTTTCCGCGGCGTAATCGCATAATCTCGGGTTTATCTTTGGGTGTTTTGTTGGTTGAAGCCGAAGTAAAAAGTGGCTCGCTGATTACCGCACGCTATGCACTGGAGCAAAACAAAGAAGTGTTTGCGATCCCTGGCTCAATTAAAAACCGATTAAGTAGCGGTTGTCATTACTTGATTAAGCAAGGGGCAAAACTCACCGAAAATATTGAGGATATTTTGGAAGAAGTGAGCTTTTTTTGTGAAAACAGTCTATATAGTATAGAAATAGGGGAGCAAAAAGAGGAGCAATGTCCCGTATTAGAAAACCTTGGCTTTGAGGTGACGTCAGTCGACACTTTAACGCAAAGGACCCAGTGGCCAGTAGAGCAGGTGATTGCCAGACTATTGGACCTAGAACTCGAAGATAAAGTAGAGCGTGTACTCGACGGCTACATAAAACTCGCGAGGGGTTAA
- the def gene encoding peptide deformylase, with protein sequence MAILEVLKFPDERLRTVAQPVAEVNDEVRQIVKDMLETMYDENGIGLAATQVDIHQRIVVIDVSEERDEPRVLINPEITKRDGTTVSEEGCLSVPYSYAKVDRAETVTVKATNERGETYELDADGLLAVCIQHELDHLVGKLFIDYLSPLKRDRIRKKLEKEAKFAAKQA encoded by the coding sequence ATGGCTATATTAGAAGTTTTAAAGTTTCCAGACGAGCGTTTACGCACTGTTGCACAGCCTGTAGCAGAGGTTAATGACGAAGTACGTCAAATAGTTAAAGACATGCTGGAAACAATGTATGATGAAAATGGTATCGGCCTTGCGGCTACGCAAGTTGATATTCATCAGCGTATCGTCGTTATTGACGTTTCTGAAGAGCGCGATGAGCCACGCGTATTAATCAACCCAGAAATAACCAAACGCGATGGTACTACAGTGAGCGAAGAAGGCTGCTTGTCAGTACCATATTCATACGCAAAAGTAGATCGCGCTGAAACGGTCACGGTAAAGGCAACGAACGAACGTGGTGAAACATATGAGCTGGACGCTGATGGTTTGCTTGCCGTTTGTATTCAACACGAATTAGACCACTTAGTTGGTAAGCTATTTATCGATTACCTATCACCACTTAAACGTGACCGTATTCGTAAGAAGCTTGAAAAAGAAGCTAAGTTCGCTGCAAAGCAAGCTTAA
- a CDS encoding LysM peptidoglycan-binding domain-containing protein: MKYPIAALILASCSVFSVKADTLAVKADAPQRYVVKKGDTLWDISKMYLRSPWKWKQLWQWNPSIQNPDLIYPGDSLKLLYDENGNPILVLDKGVKKLSPHTRIVNQKVAAIPTLPLPIMEPFLRFEQALSESEFSDSPIVLGANRNIKNATPGHLLYVKADLVKGGHYAIYRRGEIYRAIDSQQLLGLEAVLVGSGHVVEQGDLAAGRPAKLQLEVAKQEVRAGDIVLPISTGQSFPAQFSMSRPEEQTLGRIIASDNKLREFSTMSVVVLDVGSKARLKEGHVLDIIRQSPTVIESQHGPRYIEDASRLDKLITEMGSWFGEGNDDDSVVWHMPKEKVGELMVFKVYEDLSYAMVVETSEPIRVGDHVQAFKETASN, encoded by the coding sequence ATGAAATATCCGATTGCTGCATTAATACTCGCTAGCTGCTCTGTTTTCTCTGTGAAAGCGGACACTTTGGCTGTAAAAGCAGATGCACCACAGCGTTATGTGGTGAAAAAAGGCGATACCTTGTGGGATATTTCAAAAATGTACCTACGTTCTCCATGGAAGTGGAAGCAATTGTGGCAGTGGAATCCTAGTATTCAAAACCCAGATCTGATTTATCCAGGAGACAGTCTTAAGCTACTTTACGATGAAAATGGCAATCCAATACTGGTGTTAGACAAAGGTGTGAAGAAGCTGTCACCGCATACACGTATTGTTAACCAAAAAGTGGCTGCTATTCCTACCTTGCCACTACCCATCATGGAACCGTTTTTGCGTTTTGAGCAAGCACTTTCTGAGTCGGAGTTTTCTGATAGCCCAATTGTACTGGGAGCTAATCGAAATATTAAAAATGCGACTCCGGGTCATCTTTTGTATGTTAAAGCTGATTTAGTAAAAGGTGGGCACTATGCCATCTATCGTCGCGGTGAAATCTATCGTGCAATAGACAGCCAACAATTGCTTGGCTTGGAAGCTGTGTTAGTTGGTTCTGGCCACGTGGTTGAGCAAGGTGACCTAGCTGCGGGGCGTCCGGCAAAGCTACAGTTAGAGGTTGCCAAACAAGAGGTTAGAGCTGGGGATATTGTACTACCCATATCTACCGGACAAAGCTTTCCGGCACAGTTTTCTATGTCTCGTCCTGAGGAGCAAACTTTGGGCCGTATTATTGCGAGCGATAATAAGCTCAGAGAGTTTAGTACCATGAGTGTTGTGGTACTAGATGTGGGTAGTAAAGCACGGCTAAAAGAGGGACATGTCCTTGATATTATAAGGCAATCACCTACAGTTATAGAAAGTCAACACGGTCCGCGCTATATTGAAGATGCATCACGACTTGACAAACTGATCACCGAAATGGGATCTTGGTTTGGTGAGGGAAACGATGACGATAGCGTGGTATGGCATATGCCAAAGGAAAAAGTCGGTGAGCTGATGGTCTTTAAAGTGTATGAAGACTTAAGCTACGCTATGGTTGTTGAAACTTCGGAGCCGATCCGCGTTGGTGATCATGTACAAGCATTCAAGGAAACTGCCAGTAACTAG
- the trkA gene encoding Trk system potassium transporter TrkA — MKIIILGAGQVGGTLAENLVGEENEITVVDIDGERLRELQDKYDLQGVTGHSAHPEILRQAGAEDADMIIAVTSSDEVNMVACQVAYSIFNTPTKIARIRSEQYLKYKEKLFHNDDLPVDHYIAPEQLVTQYIRRLIDYPGALQVLQFAEGMLSLVAVKAYYGGLLVGYALSALKEHIPNVDTRVAAIYRQGKAIKPLGTTVIEADDEVFFIAATKHIRAVMNELQKLERSYKKIMIAGGGNIGAGLASSLDKNHSVKLIERNQARATQLSETLDNTVVFCGDASDQELLSEEHIEQVDVFIAVTNDDEANIMAAMLAKRMGVQKTMALIQRGAYVDLVQGGDIDIAISPQQATISALLTHVRRGDIVNVYSLRKGAAEAIEAVAHGDENTSKVVGRAIRDIKLPPGATIGAIVRDEDVLIAHDDTIILSGDHVIMFLIDKKQIGVVEKLFQVSALFV; from the coding sequence ATGAAAATCATCATCTTAGGCGCCGGCCAAGTCGGCGGGACACTGGCAGAAAACCTCGTCGGTGAAGAAAATGAAATTACCGTTGTCGACATCGATGGCGAGCGCTTAAGAGAGCTGCAAGACAAATACGATCTACAGGGAGTCACTGGCCACAGTGCTCACCCTGAGATCTTACGTCAAGCAGGTGCTGAGGACGCCGACATGATAATCGCCGTAACCAGCTCGGATGAGGTTAATATGGTTGCGTGCCAGGTTGCCTATAGTATTTTCAATACGCCGACCAAAATTGCGCGGATCCGCTCTGAGCAATACTTAAAGTACAAAGAAAAGCTGTTTCACAATGACGACCTACCGGTCGACCATTACATCGCACCGGAGCAGCTAGTAACGCAATATATCCGCAGGCTAATAGATTACCCAGGCGCTTTGCAGGTGTTGCAATTTGCAGAGGGCATGCTGTCACTCGTGGCGGTTAAAGCTTATTACGGCGGTTTACTCGTTGGCTATGCACTTTCTGCATTAAAAGAGCATATTCCAAACGTCGACACCCGCGTTGCCGCTATTTATCGCCAAGGCAAAGCCATCAAGCCACTCGGCACCACCGTAATTGAAGCCGATGATGAAGTCTTCTTTATCGCCGCAACCAAGCATATTCGTGCGGTCATGAACGAGCTACAAAAGCTCGAACGCTCTTACAAGAAAATTATGATTGCCGGTGGCGGTAACATAGGTGCGGGATTGGCAAGTTCATTAGACAAGAACCATAGCGTCAAGCTTATTGAACGCAATCAAGCTCGTGCCACACAACTATCTGAAACGCTTGATAATACAGTAGTTTTTTGTGGCGATGCCTCAGACCAAGAACTGCTATCAGAAGAACATATAGAGCAAGTAGACGTGTTCATCGCGGTGACGAATGACGACGAAGCCAATATTATGGCTGCGATGCTTGCAAAACGTATGGGCGTACAAAAGACCATGGCGCTTATTCAACGTGGTGCCTATGTCGACCTCGTGCAAGGTGGCGACATTGATATTGCCATCTCACCACAGCAAGCGACTATATCAGCGCTACTCACCCATGTTCGTCGTGGAGATATCGTTAACGTTTATTCATTGCGTAAAGGTGCTGCAGAGGCCATTGAAGCTGTAGCACATGGCGATGAAAACACCTCTAAGGTTGTCGGTCGTGCTATTCGCGATATCAAATTACCGCCGGGTGCGACTATCGGTGCCATTGTCCGTGATGAAGATGTACTGATCGCACATGACGATACTATAATTCTCTCTGGCGACCATGTGATCATGTTCCTAATCGATAAAAAGCAAATCGGTGTTGTGGAAAAACTCTTCCAGGTAAGCGCTTTATTCGTTTAA
- a CDS encoding DNA topoisomerase family protein: MSKIDHALFNADKHALEKEYEVCPECGSELVIKNSKNGPFIGCASYPTCDYIRPLAHHDSHVIKVLEDVACPECGKDLVIKNGRYGMFIGCTGYPDCHYIGHEDAPPTAALPACPKCQKGNLIQRKNKFGKHFYSCDTYPSCKYTLNAKPVEQACPECHWPVLVEKTRAGKAVLQCPQKSCQKIVEIP; this comes from the coding sequence ATGAGTAAAATAGACCATGCATTATTTAATGCAGACAAACATGCATTAGAAAAAGAGTATGAAGTATGTCCAGAATGTGGCTCTGAGCTGGTAATCAAAAACAGTAAAAATGGTCCATTTATTGGCTGCGCTAGCTACCCGACTTGTGATTATATTCGCCCGCTCGCACATCATGATAGCCATGTAATTAAAGTACTAGAAGATGTGGCTTGTCCTGAATGTGGCAAAGATCTAGTGATAAAAAATGGCCGCTACGGCATGTTTATTGGCTGTACTGGGTATCCTGATTGCCACTATATTGGTCATGAAGATGCGCCACCCACAGCGGCGTTGCCTGCGTGTCCAAAATGCCAAAAAGGCAACCTAATTCAGCGTAAAAATAAGTTTGGTAAACACTTTTATAGCTGTGACACTTACCCAAGTTGTAAGTATACCTTGAACGCCAAGCCTGTAGAGCAGGCTTGTCCTGAGTGTCATTGGCCCGTGCTGGTGGAGAAAACCCGAGCGGGTAAAGCTGTGCTACAATGCCCGCAGAAATCATGTCAAAAGATAGTGGAAATACCGTGA
- the fmt gene encoding methionyl-tRNA formyltransferase, translating to MSNPLRIVFAGTPDFAARHLDALIQSQHDVVAVYCPPDRPAGRGKKLKACEVKVLAQEHNLPVLQPQSLKTSDAQAELAALDADVMIVVAYGVLLPKTILDTPRLGCLNVHGSILPRWRGAAPIQRAIWAGDNETGVTIMQMDEGLDTGDMLHIARCPITATDTSADLYNKLAELGPDALIDTLARLSAGEITPEKQDDTLANYAKKLSKEEAEIDWLMEAAQIERNIRAFNPWPVCFTNMAGNSVKIWQAKVVDEQGDAGHVLRADKHGIVIACGTQSLEIQTLQPQGKKPMSAQDFLNGRADWVAIGAKVGEA from the coding sequence GTGAGTAATCCTTTGCGTATCGTTTTCGCAGGCACGCCTGATTTTGCAGCGCGCCACCTTGACGCACTTATTCAATCACAACATGACGTCGTGGCAGTGTACTGCCCACCCGACCGTCCAGCTGGACGTGGTAAAAAGCTCAAAGCATGTGAAGTAAAAGTATTAGCACAAGAACACAACCTGCCAGTGCTACAACCGCAATCATTAAAAACATCGGACGCACAGGCAGAGCTAGCCGCGCTTGATGCCGATGTCATGATTGTTGTTGCCTACGGAGTATTATTACCAAAAACTATTTTAGATACTCCTAGACTTGGGTGCCTGAATGTTCATGGCTCAATTTTACCACGATGGCGAGGCGCAGCGCCTATTCAGCGTGCTATTTGGGCTGGCGACAATGAAACTGGCGTAACCATCATGCAAATGGATGAGGGCCTAGATACCGGTGATATGTTGCACATCGCCCGCTGCCCTATTACAGCTACTGATACCAGTGCAGATCTCTACAACAAGCTTGCTGAACTTGGCCCTGATGCACTGATCGATACGCTAGCACGCTTATCTGCGGGCGAAATCACGCCAGAAAAGCAAGACGATACACTAGCGAATTATGCTAAGAAGCTAAGCAAAGAAGAAGCCGAGATTGACTGGCTGATGGAAGCCGCGCAAATTGAACGTAACATCCGCGCATTTAATCCATGGCCGGTTTGCTTTACCAATATGGCGGGTAACAGCGTCAAGATTTGGCAAGCGAAGGTAGTTGACGAACAAGGTGATGCAGGACATGTGCTACGTGCGGACAAGCACGGTATTGTAATTGCCTGTGGCACACAGTCATTAGAAATTCAAACCTTGCAACCACAAGGTAAAAAGCCCATGTCTGCACAAGACTTTTTGAATGGTCGAGCTGACTGGGTAGCAATTGGTGCTAAGGTTGGTGAAGCGTGA
- a CDS encoding DUF494 family protein, producing MFDILMYLFENYIHSEAEIFVEQNELTDELLRAGFNQGEIYKALDWLEQLADLQHSDENPYLNAKPDHATRIYTDSECNMLDVESRGFLMFVEQVGVIDSTTREMVMDRLFALDKTYISLDDLKWVILMVLFNVPGKEHAYAQMEDLIFTEPASVVH from the coding sequence ATGTTTGATATTTTAATGTATTTATTTGAGAACTATATTCACAGTGAGGCAGAAATCTTTGTCGAACAAAACGAACTCACCGATGAACTCCTTCGCGCCGGCTTTAATCAAGGCGAAATATACAAAGCACTTGATTGGCTTGAGCAACTTGCAGATTTACAACACAGTGACGAAAACCCCTATTTAAATGCTAAACCGGACCATGCGACACGGATCTACACCGACAGCGAATGCAATATGCTAGACGTTGAAAGCCGTGGTTTTTTAATGTTTGTGGAACAAGTCGGAGTGATTGACAGTACCACCAGAGAAATGGTGATGGATCGCTTATTCGCGTTGGATAAAACCTATATCAGCCTAGATGATTTAAAGTGGGTGATACTAATGGTGCTATTTAATGTGCCGGGTAAAGAACATGCTTATGCGCAGATGGAAGATCTGATTTTTACCGAGCCTGCATCTGTAGTTCATTAA